The Brevinematales bacterium region GAATCGCGGAGCCACGCGGTGGAGTTCACCGGCGGGTCGATCATCACCCCGATGCGGTTGATCCAGAGGATGAATCCCGACGTGTTCTGCTCATGGTCGAACCCGTGCGACGGCCCGAGGCATGTGATACCGAACTCAGGGGGCTCGAACGGTTCGGAAAGGGTAGTCCCCAAGTCGAACTGTATCTGGAATTTCATCTCGGCGGGTACTTCGGCGATCAGTTCGCCCTTATCGTGCACATTGAACCCGAGGTCGGGACGCTGCACGATTTTCACGTCGCCGATAACGATCCCCGCTGGGTCGATGGGCAGAAATTCCACCATATTGGAAAGCTGGTTCTTACCCCGGAAGTAACTCATCTCGCTCTTCAGGTTGGGGATGATCGCTTCGGAACCCTTCTCGTACTCGTTGGCTATATCGAGCTTTTCCGGGCCGAAGTTGGCCTCGGTCAGCACTGTTTTCATGTTCTCTATATGGTTCGGATTGACATAGACTGTGGTTTTTTTCTGGCGGATATAGAAATTAAAATACAGCGGGAATTCCACTTCCGCCATACTGATACCCTGTTCGGGGTGAAAATGATTATGAGGCAGAATATAAATAGTAGGAATCCCCAAAGGAAGGAGTTTCGTATCCTTCAGGGTTTCCGGCGGCGCGCCGAATTGAATATATCCCGCGGAAGTGTTCACAAGGTATCCCCCGCGCGGTAGCGCGGTGATAACACCCGTCAGCTCGGTAAGACTCTTAATGCGTTTAATAGTTACCCCCAATACCTATTAATATTACCATCTAAACGGGAATATTTCAAAATAATAGGAAAGGTTTTATCGCCCCTTCTCTTTTCGGAGTTTTACCCACGGAATTTCAATATTTTCAGCAAATTCGGCGATTTTTCAGCATTTGATTGCGAATGTTATCGAATAATGTTAAGATTATCGTACCCAGCGAGGTAACCCATGGAAAAACCTAAGAAAGCGCCTGTTAAAAAACCGTCCGCTCAATCGAAAAAAAACTCCCATACAGAGGTGAAGGAACCTGCGAAAAAGAAGCCCGACAACCCCATCAGGAGTATCATAAAAAGCGCGCTCCTATTCCTCGCGGAGAGCGGGGGCTACCTCAAGAATAAGTCGGTCACTATCGGGCTTCCCCCTGAACTCGCGGGCTGGGCCGACACGTTACGCGCGATCGGGTTCGGCAGGCAGATCGACGAGATGATGGAATCGGTGAACCGCGCCGCGACCGGGGCGGTGGACGAGGCGATGGATACGATCATCGACGCGATGAGCGAAATATCAATCGAGGATATGGGGAAGCTCCTGTTCGGGCCGGAGGACGCCGGCGCGAAATATCTCGAGAGCAAGACGCGGAAGAAGCTGTCCAAACAATTCGCGCCCATCATAAAAAAGACGATGAACGAGATCGGCATTATGAAGCTCTTCGATAAGCTGGTCGCGGCCTATAACGCTATCCCGCTCATGCCCAATATCAAGTTCGACCTTCAGGCATACGCCAACGAGCGCGCGCTCGACGGAATCTATGTCATGATCGCGGAGGAGGAACGCAAAATCCGCCGCGATCCGTTCGCATTGATGAGCAAGCTGATGGGCGGCAAAAGCTAAGCCCCGCAAAATTGCGCATCTCTCAGTAAAATGATATGATATGATACATTCACAGGAGGTTCCGATGAAAAAGTATAGTATGATCATGGTATTATTTATCCTGGCATCGTGCCAGCAGGCGGGAAATCTGACGTCGCTCGTGAAGCCCGCGGACAAGCCCGCGCAGCTCGACGAGAAGACGATTATCGCCGGGCTCAAGGAAGCGCTGCAGGTCGGTATCAAGAACGCGGTCGCGTTCGCGTCCAAATCCGACGGCTACCTGAAGAACGCGAAGATCACGATCCCCCTGCCCGCGCAGCTCAAGGACTGGGCGGATAAGCTCCGTTCGATAGGCCTCGGCTCGCAGGTCGACGAGTTTATCACATCGATGAACCGCGCCGCCGAGAAGGCGTCCGCCAAGGCGGTGGATATATTCCTCGAAGCGATCTCCAAGATGACGGTCGAGGACGCGAACAATATCCTCAAGGGCGCGGATAACGCGGCGACCAAGTTCTTCGAGAAGGTCACCCGCAAGGCGCTCTACGGCGTGTTCGCCCCGGTCATCAAGCAGGCGATGGACGATGTGGGTATCACCAAGCTCTACAAAACGCTGATCGACAAGTACAACTCCATCCCGCTCGTGCAGAAGGTCAGTTTCGACCTGCCGGACTATGTGAACAATAAGGCGCTCGACGGGCTATTCTTTATGCTCGCGCAGGAAGAGGCGAAGATACGGAAAGACCCCGCCGCGCGTGTGACCGACCTGCTGAAGCAGGTATTCGGTGTGAAATAGATACTGATAAAGGTAACCTATCGTCCGCGGGGCATATCCCCGCGGATTTTTTTATGCGCGGGAGGGGGGGACGACATCATTACTTTATTAATTAGTTTGACAATAAGAACCGAAAATATTATACTTACTAAAAGGAGATACTAATGGATAAAAAGGGGAATTTACATATGTCTGAACTTAAGCAATACTTCGCAGGTATTGAGAAAATTCGGTTTTTCCCTTTTTTTGAAAAAAAGGAGTATCCAGATATTCTTGTTGGTTTTATTGATGATAAAAAGAATTTACAAAACGATTGGTATTATGTAATAAAGGACGTTAATCAGGTTTTCAAGAAAATAGAAAATGAGGAAGAAATATTCTATGGAAAAGAAATCAGAAAAAAGCGAAAAAAGCAAAGCGACTTTGCAGAGTTCTGATCCTGTAAAAGATGCTATACCAATAGAACAAATTAGTAATTTAATTCAAAAAACTCTTCA contains the following coding sequences:
- a CDS encoding DUF4197 domain-containing protein; this encodes MEKPKKAPVKKPSAQSKKNSHTEVKEPAKKKPDNPIRSIIKSALLFLAESGGYLKNKSVTIGLPPELAGWADTLRAIGFGRQIDEMMESVNRAATGAVDEAMDTIIDAMSEISIEDMGKLLFGPEDAGAKYLESKTRKKLSKQFAPIIKKTMNEIGIMKLFDKLVAAYNAIPLMPNIKFDLQAYANERALDGIYVMIAEEERKIRRDPFALMSKLMGGKS
- a CDS encoding DUF4197 domain-containing protein; amino-acid sequence: MKKYSMIMVLFILASCQQAGNLTSLVKPADKPAQLDEKTIIAGLKEALQVGIKNAVAFASKSDGYLKNAKITIPLPAQLKDWADKLRSIGLGSQVDEFITSMNRAAEKASAKAVDIFLEAISKMTVEDANNILKGADNAATKFFEKVTRKALYGVFAPVIKQAMDDVGITKLYKTLIDKYNSIPLVQKVSFDLPDYVNNKALDGLFFMLAQEEAKIRKDPAARVTDLLKQVFGVK